TTCGGGATATTACGGCCGAGCAGCTGGAGAAAACTTTCCGAACGAATGTATTCAGCATGTTCCATCTGACAAAAGCGGCACTCGACCATTTGAAGCCAGGCGCATCAATTATCAATACCACTTCAATTACTGCTTTCCGCGGCGAACCGAGCCTCATTGATTATTCGTCCACAAAAGGCGCCATCCTGGCATTCACTCGCGCGTTATCCGGATCGCTCGCACAAGAAGGCATTCGGGTCAACGGTGTCGCACCGGGACCGATTTGGATGCCGCTCATTCCGGCATCTTTCCCGGAAGAAGAGGTCGAAGGCTTTGGAAGCAACACGCCGCTCGGTCGACCAGGACAGCCCGAAGAACTGGCTCCAGGTTATGTGTATCTAGCTTCAGACGATTCATCCTATGTCACGGGCCAAGTGCTCCATATAAACGGAGGCACTCCATATTAAAGGTTTTCAAGCATCCAATCAGTCTAACTGGTTGGATGCCTTTTTTATCCATAAAAAAAATAATTAACAGGAAAGAGGGGTGCGTGACATGTCCAAACCACTAACAACACCGTTGAAAAAACCAATCGGGGCATTAGCTGTATTGAATTTAGTAGATGGGATTTTGACCTATTGGGGGCTGCTTGCAGGAGCGATTGAAGAAGCGAATCCTTTGCTTAGCGGATTGTCGCCGCTTGCGGTCTTTACGGTTAAACTTTTGTTATCGGTTTGCCTTGCCGCGTTTCTCTTTACCTCACTTGTGCGACTCGAATCCCGGCCCTGGCGTTATTTTCTTTTGGCGGCCAATATCGTTTATGGCGGCATATTGCTGCTTCATGTGATTTGGATCACTTTTTATTATCTATAAAAAAATCCCCGAACAGCTCCACTGTCCGGGGATTTTCTATGCCGGCGTCTGCTCGGCTTGAGTTTCTGTGTAGCGCAAAGATTTTTTCGAAGCTCTGAACAGGACAATCAAGATGATGCTGAAAATGGCCAGTGCTCCGGAAAGGTAATAGATAGCACCGGATTGCATTGTCAGTAGCCAAGTAAAAAACAGCGGGCCGATAATGCGGCCGAGATTGTCCATCGAGTAGGTCATGCCGGCAGCGGTCCCGTACTTGCCGCCCGCTTCTTTTGAAGTGAGCGAAACGAGAACCGTTCGCGCGAGGGCGTTGCCGGCAGTGAAGATGCTGAGTGCGACACCGGCGAATACCAGGCTGGTCGTAAACGGCAATAGCACCAGGCCAAGAGCCGTGACAATCTGTGCCCCGATGATCCATTTCGTCTCCGTCCCATTTTTCACGCGCCGGACAACGCCGCCTTGGATCGCAGCATCCACAAAGCCGGATGCCATGAACAAGTACCCGAGCTGGAGCGGCGTGATCTCAATTTGGTCGATTTGGAACAATTGGAATGTCGACTCCAAACCTGCAAGCAGAAACGTCACCATGAACGAAAACAGGAATAGATAACGGATTCGGTATTGCCAAAGCGCAGTGGCACCTTCAGGGACCAGCTTGCGTTTGACTGCTTCGCCTCGGCGAACCGGTTCTTTTAAGACAATGCTTGCATAGACCATCAACAACAGCACGAGTACAGCGGAAGCGGTGAACGGCAAAGACAGGGACACTGCGCCAAGCAAGCCGCCGATCGCTGGGCCGAAGATAAAGCCGAGACCGATAGACATGCCGAGGAGACCCATGTATTTATTGCGTTCTTCGTCTGTCGTGATATCTGCGACATAACCTGTAACGGCTGTATAAAGCGCCCCTGAGAACAAGCCGCCGATGATGCGCGACATATACAATAGAGCGAGATTATCGAGAAACAGAGAGAACAGGAAAAAGCTGAGCGCGAAGCCAGCAAGCCCGGTTAAAATCAGCTTTTTACGGCCGGTGCGGTCGGACAATCTGCCCCATAGCGGTGCGGTAAAAAAAGACGAAAGGGCATATATCGTGATTAGTCCCCCAACGTGGATATCCGCATAGCCTTGCTGAACGATGACTTCGGGAAGGATGGGGATGATTAAGCCGAAACCAAGGTAAACAAAAAACTGAACGGACATGAGCAATAAAATGGTTTTCTTCATAAAGGAATTCCTGCTTTCTAGAAAGACTGGTGTGTTCATTTTACTCTTGTTTGCCGCTTAGAACAACGGCAGTCGGAAAAAGATGAAAACGAAAAAAGCTCCTGGCAGCCTGATGGCAGCCGGGAGCTTTGGAGATCGTTTACTTATTCAATTTTACGCGTTGCAAACGCAAGGCGTTCATGACAACGGAAACGGAACTGAAAGCCATCGCCGCACCCGCTAGCCACGGTGCAAGAAATCCGGCTGCGGCAATCGGGATGCCGACCGAATTGTAGGCGAGTGCCCAGAATAAGTTTTGCTTAATATTGCGGACGGTGAGGCGGCTCATGCGGACAGCATCTGCGATACGCATCAGATCGCCTTGCATCAAGGTAATGTCGGCTGCTTCCATAGCGATTGCCGTGCCGGTGCCCATCGCCATACCAATATCGGCGGTCGCAAGCGCAGGGGCATCGTTCAAACCATCTCCTGCCATTGCGACTTTGCGTCCCTGTTCTTGAAGTTTTGCGACATGTCCTGCTTTTTCTGCCGGCAATACGCCCGCTACAACTTCATCGATCCCAATTTGCCGGGCAATGGCGTCTGCGGTGCGCTGCTGATCGCCCGTTAGCATAACAACATGCAGTCCCATGTGTTTCATTTCTTCGACAGCGGCTTTTGCGGAATCTTTGATTGTATCTGCGACGGCAATCAGGCCCGCATATTTCCCATCGATGGCAATGAACATGGCGGTCTTGCCGTCTTGCTCCAAGTGTTCGGCCGCGTGCTCATCGACAGTCAAGCTTTCGAGTAAGCGGCGGTTCCCGACCCAGATATCCTGGCCATCGACATGGGCTTTGATGCCTTGTCCCGGGACGGCTTCAAATCTGTCAACTGCAAGTCCGCTGTCCCCGAAGTCCGCAATCGCTTGTGCGACGGGATGTTCGGATTCATGTTCGGCGCTAGCAACGAGCCGTTTCACCCGGTGTTCGTCGAAACCTGACGCTAGGATAAAGTCGGTGACGACCGGTTTGCCGTTTGTGATGGTGCCGGTTTTATCGAGCACAATCGTGTCGATGTGCTTGGTCGTCTCCAGTGATTCCGCCGTCTTGAACAAGACCCCTTGTTCAGCAGCGCGCCCGGAACCGGCCATAATTGAGGTCGGAGTCGCAAGCCCAAGCGCACAAGGGCAGGCGATGACGAGAACGGCGATCGTGCTGGTCAGCGCCGCACTAAAATCGCCAGGAGCGATCAGGAAGTACCAGATCAAGAAGGTCAGTGCCGCGATTCCAACGACAATCGGCACGAAGATGCCTGAAATTTGGTCTGCTAAACGCTGGATTGGCGCTTTTGATCCTTGCGCTTGTTCAACGACGCGGATGATATTCGACAGTACCGTGTCGTTGCCAATCTTATCGGCGCGCACTTTCAATGAACCATTGGCATTTACGGTCGCAGCATAGACTGCATCGCCCGCCGACTTATCGACTGGCAAACTTTCGCCGGTCAGCATCGATTCATCGACGGCGGAATTGCCGGAGACGATCGCTGCATCCACCGGGATGGAAGCGCCGGGTTTGATCAACAGCACATCGCCTTCTTTGACGTCTCCAATCGGAACACTGACGAATTCTTCGCCGCGTTCAACGAGCGCGTGCTGCGGCTGCAGTTTCATCAGTTTTTTAATGGCATCGGACGAGCGGCCTTTCGCACGGGCTTCAAATACTTTCCCGAGCACGATTAAGGTGATCAAGACAGCGCTCGTTTCGAAATACAAGCCCATATTGTGGCCCATCCCTAAGTTTGCGAGGACCAGGTAGACACTGTAAAAATAAGCGGCCGATGTGCCGAGTGCGACCAAGACATCCATATTGGCGCTTTTGTTTTTCAATGCGAAATACGCACCTTTATAAAAAGTAGCCCCGACCCAGAACTGCACCGGCGTTGCGAGCGCCCATTGAACGAACGGGTTCATCAGAAATTCAGGAACAT
This is a stretch of genomic DNA from Planococcus maritimus. It encodes these proteins:
- a CDS encoding heavy metal translocating P-type ATPase, translated to MATKQTELPITGMTCAACANRVEKGLQKLPGVSQATVNFATEKASISFDDEQSKLSDLHQKVEQLGYGIQQEEVDFSIQGMTCANCSARIEKALNRMEGVDTATINLALESGHVVYNAGTLTPDAFVQKIQSLGYDAVLEQDQQEATDFKEQEIKKKTRLFWISAAFSLPLLWTMFSHFTFTSWMYVPEFLMNPFVQWALATPVQFWVGATFYKGAYFALKNKSANMDVLVALGTSAAYFYSVYLVLANLGMGHNMGLYFETSAVLITLIVLGKVFEARAKGRSSDAIKKLMKLQPQHALVERGEEFVSVPIGDVKEGDVLLIKPGASIPVDAAIVSGNSAVDESMLTGESLPVDKSAGDAVYAATVNANGSLKVRADKIGNDTVLSNIIRVVEQAQGSKAPIQRLADQISGIFVPIVVGIAALTFLIWYFLIAPGDFSAALTSTIAVLVIACPCALGLATPTSIMAGSGRAAEQGVLFKTAESLETTKHIDTIVLDKTGTITNGKPVVTDFILASGFDEHRVKRLVASAEHESEHPVAQAIADFGDSGLAVDRFEAVPGQGIKAHVDGQDIWVGNRRLLESLTVDEHAAEHLEQDGKTAMFIAIDGKYAGLIAVADTIKDSAKAAVEEMKHMGLHVVMLTGDQQRTADAIARQIGIDEVVAGVLPAEKAGHVAKLQEQGRKVAMAGDGLNDAPALATADIGMAMGTGTAIAMEAADITLMQGDLMRIADAVRMSRLTVRNIKQNLFWALAYNSVGIPIAAAGFLAPWLAGAAMAFSSVSVVMNALRLQRVKLNK
- a CDS encoding MFS transporter; this translates as MKKTILLLMSVQFFVYLGFGLIIPILPEVIVQQGYADIHVGGLITIYALSSFFTAPLWGRLSDRTGRKKLILTGLAGFALSFFLFSLFLDNLALLYMSRIIGGLFSGALYTAVTGYVADITTDEERNKYMGLLGMSIGLGFIFGPAIGGLLGAVSLSLPFTASAVLVLLLMVYASIVLKEPVRRGEAVKRKLVPEGATALWQYRIRYLFLFSFMVTFLLAGLESTFQLFQIDQIEITPLQLGYLFMASGFVDAAIQGGVVRRVKNGTETKWIIGAQIVTALGLVLLPFTTSLVFAGVALSIFTAGNALARTVLVSLTSKEAGGKYGTAAGMTYSMDNLGRIIGPLFFTWLLTMQSGAIYYLSGALAIFSIILIVLFRASKKSLRYTETQAEQTPA
- a CDS encoding DUF5658 family protein yields the protein MSKPLTTPLKKPIGALAVLNLVDGILTYWGLLAGAIEEANPLLSGLSPLAVFTVKLLLSVCLAAFLFTSLVRLESRPWRYFLLAANIVYGGILLLHVIWITFYYL
- a CDS encoding SDR family oxidoreductase, with protein sequence MEDKVEKVPAQHQERQPGFEKVMEPNPDFQGNLAGTSQRLPGKATLVTGGDSGIGRAIALAFAKEGADVAISYLDEHEDAEETKQLVEKEGRNCLLIAGDIGDEAFCKQVISEVIEKFGKLDVLVNNAAEQHVQKSLRDITAEQLEKTFRTNVFSMFHLTKAALDHLKPGASIINTTSITAFRGEPSLIDYSSTKGAILAFTRALSGSLAQEGIRVNGVAPGPIWMPLIPASFPEEEVEGFGSNTPLGRPGQPEELAPGYVYLASDDSSYVTGQVLHINGGTPY